A section of the Alligator mississippiensis isolate rAllMis1 chromosome 8, rAllMis1, whole genome shotgun sequence genome encodes:
- the PSPN gene encoding persephin, with translation MVGGGGELDQSLCLVLGTISASLPSPGTPEPAAPTTLPLVGSQQRPRRRAQAVVPWEHECQLRSLALRVKDLGLGYASEETMLFKYCSGGCPSTRSNHDLALARLSLKGWDLPTQGEGKLPGGPCCRPTRYEDAAFLDDGHRWHEVMGDEGDTPTSQLCDPLPELLAAL, from the exons atggttgggggtgggggggagctggatcAAAGTCTATGCCTGGTCCTTGGCAcaatctctgcctccctcccttctccagggaccccagagcctgcagcccccaccacacTGCCCTTGGTGGGCTCCCAGCAACGCCCCCGGCGGCGGGCACAGGCAGTGGTGCCCTGGGAGCATGAGTGCCAGCTGCGGAGCCTGGCACTGCGGGTCAAGGACCTGGGACTGGGCTACGCCTCAGAGGAGACGATGCTCTTCAAGTACTGCAGCGGGGGCTGTCCCAGCACCCGTTCCAATCAtgacctggccctggcccggcTCTCCTtgaagggctgggacctgcccaccCAGGGTGAAGGCAAACTTCCTGGGGGCCCCTGCTGCCGACCCACACGCTATGAGGATGCTGCCTTCCTGGATGATGGGCACCGCTGGCATGAG GTGATGGGGGATGAGGGAGatacccccacctcccagctctgcGACCCCCTGCCTGAGCTCCTGGCTGCTCTGTGA